The Bacteroidales bacterium genomic interval ATTATGCGAAACTGGCAATAGAATTATCCTACAATCCTTATAATGAGGCTGTTAATGCTTTACAACAGTATATAAATGAGTATCCTAACTCATTAAGGAAAGATGAAGCATACGGATATCTTGCTGATCTTTATATGCTTACTAAAAACTATAAGAATGCCCAGGCATCCATCCAGAAGATCAGTAAGAGAAATGCGAGGCTGGATGCCGCTTATCAGCGAATTTCCTATTACCGGGGCATAGAGTTATTTAATGAAGGAAGTTTCGACGATGCAATTACACTGTTTAAGGAAGTCCAGCAAAGTGGTGCAGATAATTCCATCAAATCAGCATCCGTTTATTGGACGGCTGAATCCTATTACAGAACCGCTCAATGGAATAAGGCCCTGACTGCCTATAATAAATTCCTGGTAACTCCCGGTGCGATAAGTCAATCCTATTTTAATACAGCCAATTATAATATTGGGTATTGCTATTTCAAAACAAAGGACTATTCAAAAGCGGCAACGAACTTCAGGAAATTTCTTGCAGGGAAATCCTCCGACCTCAAGATCACCGGTGATGCCTATCTTCGTTTGGGTGATTGCTATTTCATGACAAAGGATTATGCCGAGGCGATGGATTTCTATAAAAAGGCCACTCTTTCCGCTGTACCTGATGCTGATTACGCCCTTTTCCAGACTGCTATTGCATATGGAGTACAGGGGGATCTTTCACAGAAAAATGTTTACCTGCTTAAATTACTGAATGATTATAAGAAATCGACTTATACTGATGAGGCGATGTATGAGTTAGGCACCAGTTTGACGATACAGAACAGAGATATTGAAGCTATTTCGTATTTCCAGAAAGTGGTCCGGGAGCATCCCAAAAGCGTCTATGTCAAGAAATCCTTATTAAAAACAGGTTTGATCTTTTTCAACCAGAATAAAAACCAGGAAGCTTTAACCACTTTGCAACGCGTGGTTAAGGAATATCCAGGAACCTCAGAAGCAAGGGAAGCGCTTGCGAGCATCAAGAGTATCTATGTGGAAATGAATGAAGTAGATGAATTTATGGAATTCTCTAAGCAGATACCTATGGGAGATGTATCAAAATCTGAACAAGATTCACTTTCATATACTGCTTCCGAAAACCAATATATGAATGGGGATTGCGACAAAGCCATTGCAGGTTTTACCAAGTATATCTCCAGGTTTCCGGAAGGCAATTTCATTATTGAAGCTCATTTTTACAAAGCTGAGTGTGAATACAGGCTCAAAAATTATGAGGTAGCCTTAAAAAGCTATGATTTTGTACTTTCTCAACCCAGGAGCCGTTTTACTGGAAATGCAGCTCTGAAAGCAGCCAGAGTCAATTATTTTAATAAGAATTACCAGGCCGCACTTGACAATTATATTCGCCTGGAAGAAACAGCCGATCAGTCTGTACAAACCGTTGATGCTATTGCCGGGCAAATGCAATGTAATTATTACCTGTCAAACTATGGCCTTGCCATACAATCAGCCCAGAAGCTTCTTTTACAAACTAAGCTACCTGAAAACCTCGCAACTGAAGCACACCTAATCATTGCCCGTTCAGCCTACATTCTCAAAAACCAGGACCTGGCAAGGAAAGAATTTGAAGAAACTGTAAAACTTTCTCAAAATGAGATGGGGGCTGAAGCAAAATACATGATTGCCCAACTTCAATTTGACAATGAGAAACTGGATGATGCGGAAAAGTCAGTTTTTGCCCTTTCAGATACTTATGCATCCTATGATTACTGGGTTGCCAAAGGATTCATTCTGCTTGCTGACATCTATGTGAAAAAGGATAATATTTTCCAGGCACGACAGACCCTTCAAAGTATCATTGACAATTATGAAGGCCAGGATCTCGTTCTCATTGCCAGGGAAAAACTCAATGCTTTACAGGAAACTGAAGCAACTCCATCTGAAACACCTCAAGAATAATCATCAACCGCAGATATTTCCCTTCCCTATGAAGACTCAAAGAATAAATAAACTGATACTTCTCCTTTTCCTGCCATTGGTTATATTCCTAATCAGTGCGCAAGCTAAAGCTCAAAACAAGCCTTACAATGAGGAGATTACAGTGATTGCGACATTCGATCCCATCATACCTGATGCTTTCAAGATCAACCAAAACCCGGTTGTTAATGACACATCAACTGCTATTCCGGTTATGACCTATGTGATCAGGCCCAAGGATGCCGGAATTCAACTTGCTATTGAGCCGCTACCCGCAGTAAAACTTGTAGCCGAGCCTCTTTCAAAAATTTACAGGAATTATCTGAAAGCCGGACTCGGTAATTATTCCACCATTTATGGAGAATTATTTGCCAGTTCACTCCGTTCCAAAACGCACCTTTTGGGATTTCATGCCCGTCATATCTCATCTACCGGCGCAATTAAGGATTATGCTCCTACCACGAACTCATCGCAGCTGGCTGAATTATATGGTGAGAGATACCTGGAAAATCACACCCTGGCTGGTAATTTATTCTTCCAGAGAGAAGGTCTTCACCTTTATGGATTTAAACCTGATGATTTCCCGGGAGTTTCAATAAGTAAGGATGATATCAAACAAAGGTATCTTATTGCAGGAACTGACCTGTCAATATCGAGCCGATACAAGAGCGATAACAGATTGAATCATGCTTTTGGTTTTTCATATTATCATTTAACTGATAAGTACAAAGCCAAAGAAAACAATTATCACATAAAGTCAGAATTGAATAAAAACTATGACCTGTTTAAGTGGGATAAAGACCAGACCCTTGGCCTCAATACATCACTGAATATCATGAATCAAAAGGATTCCCTGGGCAAGTTCAACACCGCTATACTATGCATCAACCCTACAATCAGGGCTTACTACCAGGAATATAGTTTCAAAGCTGGAATTGGTTTTTATGTAGGTATGGACACCATCACCAAAGCTCATATTTATCCACAACTGGAGGCTAAACTTGACCTGATTCCAGGTGCATTGCAGATTTATGCCGGAATCGACGGAGGAATGGAAAGGGTATCATTGAAAGGCCTCAGCGATCAGAATCCATACATTTCTTCCATCCTGCCACTAAACTATACTTATAACAAATTCAAAGCATTTGGTGGATTTAACAGCAATATCAGCAGAAGTTTCAACTTTAATGCCAGTATTGCAAGTTACACTGTTGAGAATAATCCATTCTTTGTAACTGATTCGATCAGTTTACTGGGAAATTCATTTACCCTTCTCTATGATGACATCAGTTATATGAAAGTAAGGGCTGAACTCGAATTTATAAAAACCGAGAAACTGAAACTTGGCCTTAGCGGGACCTACTATGACTATTATAAACTGGGAGACCAGGAATATGCATGGTATAAACCCCAGTATGACCTGTCGTTTACAACCCTTTATAACATGCAGGATAAGATTATCCTGAAATTTCAGACCACGCTTAATGGGCCTGTTTATGCCCTGGTACCGGATAAGCCAAAGGAAGGGAAAGTTGCATCCTACCCTGGTACCCTGGATGCTGAAAAAATCAAAGGTTGGGTGGATATAAATATTGGAGCTGAATATAAATTCAATAAAGCACTTTCCTTCTGGTTAAATATCAACAATATTGCTAATTCTCAGCATTTTTACTGGGCACAATATCCGTCATACCGCATAAACCTGCTGGGAGGACTAAGCTATTCATTCTAATTAATGATTGAATCTTACCTGCATATTTTAGTAAATTTCAGGAATTATTATAATTTAGTATGACCTTTTGAGGGAATCCGGATAAAGTGCCGGTTTCTCAAGATTTGCTTATTAATTGGGTTACTACACGGGTACCCAATGTGATCGTGACCGGTAAATCAACCTTTGATCTTTAGCTATTTTAACTTGTATTCCTGCCAGGACTATTAATCCAAAACAATTTTCGTTTGAGGTAAAACCATAACGGCAGCTGCGCATCCTGCTTAGAATTAGTATACTAGCAAACCAAATCACTTTATGCTTATTTTTAAATCTCTGCCAATAGCACTTCTAGTGGTATTCTGTTGTTTACAGGGGGTTGTGTATTCCCAGACCCGAAACTATCAGTGTAGCTCTTTACAAGGATCTCCACCTGAAATTGACGGGATCCTAAATGATGTAGCATGGACCTCATCGAATTGGACCGGCGATTTCATCCAGAGAGACCCCTATGATGGTAAGAATCCATCCCAGGCTACCAATTTCAGTATTGTGTATGATGACAACAACCTGTATATAGCGATAAAAGCCCATGACTCTATGCCGTCGGGAATCGTAAAGCGGTTATCAAGGCGTGACCTCAATGATGGGGATTGGGTGGCCATTGAGATTGATAGTTATGCAGATAAGCTCACGGCATTTGCATTTGGGGTAACCGCCTCCGGGGTTAAATTCGATGTGATGCTAATCAATGATGTTGGTAGTGATGATACCTGGGATCCCATCTGGTATGTGAAAACCACTACAGATGCTGAAGGCTGGAATGCTGAAATGCGCATCCCCCTTTCTCAACTCAGGTTTGCCCGTAAGGA includes:
- a CDS encoding tetratricopeptide repeat protein; its protein translation is MNIRNIIFSVLLLIISSASFAQKTKAYDNPRADYESALDLYNKGKYGSALAIFDKLASGETSNLRAGAAYYGALCAANLFHPDATQRLEKFIDVYPQNAQVNSAYFELGKQYFLAKDYRKTLDTFLELDIYELSNEQLMEYFFKTGYSYLKLDNLAKARENFALVKDKPNRFSVPATYYYAHICYQEKNYETALQHFEKIANDDTFRDVVNYYIVQIYSMQGKFEEVLAKALPLLEGPNDKKTAEIARLTADAYFHQGQYKDAIKYFNRYLLSNPKSVTRADYYELGFSYYLTADYNQAIKQFQLVAINQDSLSQNAFYHLGDCYLKTGQKRYAFNSFSSASKIKHDPLLAEDALFNYAKLAIELSYNPYNEAVNALQQYINEYPNSLRKDEAYGYLADLYMLTKNYKNAQASIQKISKRNARLDAAYQRISYYRGIELFNEGSFDDAITLFKEVQQSGADNSIKSASVYWTAESYYRTAQWNKALTAYNKFLVTPGAISQSYFNTANYNIGYCYFKTKDYSKAATNFRKFLAGKSSDLKITGDAYLRLGDCYFMTKDYAEAMDFYKKATLSAVPDADYALFQTAIAYGVQGDLSQKNVYLLKLLNDYKKSTYTDEAMYELGTSLTIQNRDIEAISYFQKVVREHPKSVYVKKSLLKTGLIFFNQNKNQEALTTLQRVVKEYPGTSEAREALASIKSIYVEMNEVDEFMEFSKQIPMGDVSKSEQDSLSYTASENQYMNGDCDKAIAGFTKYISRFPEGNFIIEAHFYKAECEYRLKNYEVALKSYDFVLSQPRSRFTGNAALKAARVNYFNKNYQAALDNYIRLEETADQSVQTVDAIAGQMQCNYYLSNYGLAIQSAQKLLLQTKLPENLATEAHLIIARSAYILKNQDLARKEFEETVKLSQNEMGAEAKYMIAQLQFDNEKLDDAEKSVFALSDTYASYDYWVAKGFILLADIYVKKDNIFQARQTLQSIIDNYEGQDLVLIAREKLNALQETEATPSETPQE